The genome window ACTACGTTGTTACAAGTCTATTTGATCAAGGCATAGAAGAAGTGGTTGTAAATGACAGCCATAGTAAAATGAATAATTTATTAATAGAAAGATTTCATCCCAAAACAAAGTTAATAACAGGGGATGTGAAACCATATTCAATGGTGCAAGGGCTTGATGCTAGTTATGACGGGGCAATCTTTGTCGGGTATCATGCGCGAGCTTCTGTTCCTGGTGTTATGACCCATAGCATGATTTTTGGAGTCCGTAATATGTACATAGATGACGTTGTTGTTGGAGAATTAGGATTTAATGCTTATGTTGCTGGATATTTTGGTGTTCCAATAATTCTTGTAGCAGGGGACGATCAAGCAGCACAAGAAGCAGAACAGCTTATTCCTAATGTAACAACAGCGATTGTGAAAAATAGTATTTCAAGATCAGCAGCGATGAGTTTAACTCCTGCCCAAGCTGGAGAATTGCTGAAAGAAAAGACAAGGGAAGCGTTAGAAAAAAAGCATTTAATAAAACCTTTAGTACCACCAGCCAGTCCATTACTCCGCATCGAATTTGCGAACTATGGACAAGCAGAATGGGCTCATTTAATGCCGGGCACTGAGATAGAGCCTGGTACTACAATTGTGCGTTTTCAAGCAAAAAACATCTTAGAAGCATATCAAGCTATGCTGGTTATGACTGAACTTGCGATGAGAACAACATTTTGTTAGGTGGTGAGACCGATGAAATCTTATTATGTTAAGCGCTTTTTCTCGATGGTCGTAACGTTATGGGTCATTATTACGATTACTTTCTTTTTAATGCATTTTACACCAGGTTCGCCATTTAATGATGAAAGAACGACGAATGATGCGATTCAGAAGAATTTAGAGGAGCAATATCATTTAGATAAACCGCTCATTGTTCAATATGGTATGTATTTAAAACAAATAGCAACCTTTGACTTTGGCATATCGATAAAAAAATCATCGCAAACAGTAAATGAAATGATTGGAAGAGGATTTCCTGTTTCCTTTGAGCTTGGTATGGTTTCCTTAATAGTTGCGGTTATTTCAGGGATAACGCTTGGCGTGATTGCTTCCCTTAAACACAATGGGGTCATTGATTATATAGCGATGACAATAGCGGTAATAGGAATTTCTATTCCTAACTTTGTTTTAGCAACCATGTTGATTCAACAGTTTGCGGTTCATTGGAAGATACTCCCGACAGCGACATGGTCGAGCTGGAAGCATATGATTCTCCCAACGATAGCACTTGCGACAGGTCCAACCGCCATTATTGCTCGGTTAACAAGAACGAGTATGCTAGAAGTATTAACACAAGATTATATAAAAACAGCTAGGGCAAAGGGACTTTCTCCATTCAAAATAATTGTCAAACACGCACTGCGCAATGCTCTTTTGCCAGTTGTAACTTTATTAGGTGCTTTGGCAGCCAGTATTTTGACTGGTACCTTCGTGATTGAAAAAATATTTGCGATTCCTGGTATGGGGAAATACTTTGTAGATAGTATTAATAATCGTGATTATCCTGTTATTATGGGGACGACCATTTTTTACAGTACCATTTTAATTATCATGCTATTCCTCGTTGATTTAGCATATGGCATATTGGATCCGCGAATAAAACTTCAGAAGAAGGAGGGCTAGCAATGGGCTTACGTCAAGAAACAATGTATGAAAAAAAGGACGATATTGCTCTTGATGAATGGTTTGTACCAATAGAGAGACAGCTTGGGGAGGCTGAAGCCGTTGTTCGTCCAAGCCTATCCTATTGGCAAGAAGCATGGAGAAATCTTTGGAAGAATAAATTAGCGATGGGAGCATTTTTTTTCTTAATTTTATTAATTATTATGTCTATCATTGGACCGATAATTTCTCCCCATTCGATTTCGGAGCAAAAGCTTATTAATCAAAATCAGCCGCCTTCTTCTGAATATTGGTTTGGGACAGATAGTCTTGGCAGAGACGTCTTTTCAAGAACCTGGTACGGGGCCAGAATATCGTTGTTTGTTGGGATTGCTGCTGCCGTCATTGATTTTTTGATAGGAGTTGCTTACGGTGGGCTATCGGGATACAAGGGTGGCAAGATGGATCACGTCATGATGAGAATA of Niallia circulans contains these proteins:
- a CDS encoding M55 family metallopeptidase, with product MGKIYMSVDMEGITGLIDHTQVDSDKLNYERSRILMTDEANYVVTSLFDQGIEEVVVNDSHSKMNNLLIERFHPKTKLITGDVKPYSMVQGLDASYDGAIFVGYHARASVPGVMTHSMIFGVRNMYIDDVVVGELGFNAYVAGYFGVPIILVAGDDQAAQEAEQLIPNVTTAIVKNSISRSAAMSLTPAQAGELLKEKTREALEKKHLIKPLVPPASPLLRIEFANYGQAEWAHLMPGTEIEPGTTIVRFQAKNILEAYQAMLVMTELAMRTTFC
- a CDS encoding ABC transporter permease, with the protein product MKSYYVKRFFSMVVTLWVIITITFFLMHFTPGSPFNDERTTNDAIQKNLEEQYHLDKPLIVQYGMYLKQIATFDFGISIKKSSQTVNEMIGRGFPVSFELGMVSLIVAVISGITLGVIASLKHNGVIDYIAMTIAVIGISIPNFVLATMLIQQFAVHWKILPTATWSSWKHMILPTIALATGPTAIIARLTRTSMLEVLTQDYIKTARAKGLSPFKIIVKHALRNALLPVVTLLGALAASILTGTFVIEKIFAIPGMGKYFVDSINNRDYPVIMGTTIFYSTILIIMLFLVDLAYGILDPRIKLQKKEG